The genomic region aaaaacacacaatgcctcatatcaaataggttatacaacaacacctggtctaggagaaaatAATAAcctaggacacaatgacaatttaaccaaaataccaatggaaTTTAAGCTTGATTGAAAACACgatatacgcaagatcctattacaggcaatctttccttaaaaacaaccaaaagcataaataacatgcaatttacaaatttccagataacaggaatttacaactattttataccaaaaacatccactttgtcatttgtccaaaaagatttaaaatacaaataattctcctaatgtattttcaacatattcatagaaattaacattccaaactgtaattaaataatatttaaaatattataataactaccagaagaaaaacatatctaatatatatatatatatatatatatatatatatataaacacatatatgaatatacatatatttatttatatacatatataataaaacacataataaatttaatttatctaacccctgggtacgaaacccgaaatagttagaaattaattttaaaaaaattaaaaccacTTTAAAAATTTGTAAAGGCCCTTATCACTGTAGCTTAAGCTACcaccggtagctagtactaccgttcGATAGCACTGCTACCATCCGATAGCACTACTATCGTAGGTAGCTGCTACCGTcggtagcggatgctaccgtaggtagtgtttttttgttttttaatttatttattttttataatttatttttttataattttgtttttaatagaacaataaaaacaatacttttttaataatttcattttaataaaatttaatccttcttcatatatatatatatatatatatatatatatatatatatatatatatatatatatatatatatatatatatatatatattatatttaattaacccaaataaatttattttcttaaggtaattaaaaccatttctcagataaataccctttctcacaaatcttgcaaatttcaatgcatcctaaaatctgacaaattttctataataatttctcctaattttcttaaaattacatacttcccataaattagaaatacacatcaggcatggatttcaaaacaaaactcgaattcaccagaagagggttttggatttgacaattattttacacacacatcaagcagagaaaaatagaaatatttttaaaaaaacacataactaagaaatcatccaacctggtatagctttcctggaagaaatctgtagaagagccctaatccttccaataaatttcttcacctaaaattATTGACCTGTTCctatgtaactaaaataaagacctaacccctatttaaactaaaattctaggttcaaaagcttttttcacaaaaaacctaaatttagaataatagtaattttttaattttattttctaaatttatcacatgcaataattaaaaaacattattctttcttttcttttctcatgcacattaattaattttctagatAAAGAAttaaaaacaatattttaattctaattaatccttttattcatttatttaattataactttagaaaataataaatacaattaatctaatttatttatttttaaataaaaatatatttctaataccatgcggcttaatttaataatttctttaattaactaaatttataatctcaatgcataaacaatacaataatgagataatttcatacacttaattaattaattaattaaatccacgaaaacactcaaattaaacaaatctcaagcaattacccataaaagataaaatgacaaaatacaaagaccgaacaaactaacaagacggccaactgacgacactcacacgagtgtaactgagtaaaaatagggtcaactactatctcctgcacttccatcggaaaatataaggcacgcttagacctgtgaagccaggtggagacgataccccatacctacccggtacttgtacctgcaatatcctgcatcatcaaaccacacatgcatatatatacaatatagaaaacatgacatacacaccgatgaaggagaatcgtaatgttccctgtctcaccgaaatgagtgaaggaaaattgtccccttgcatccaatacactcgcaaacatataattccacattgcataggtaatgtaaaatgttagtacatagcaataatccataaaatgccataaatcacaagtattgaaatactgcaaataaattatacatctcatctccagataaagcataatgtcataaaaatctgaataacatatcatggtaatgtatccactgaaaaacaaccaagaaaatatgagtctaatgagttcaaactagtaggggtactacactcaTGAGGTGGGTCATTAAATATCAGATGCGCGGAAGAGATATTTAAgctgataggcttttagtgggaaaAAGCCACCAGAAAAGTGCAAGACATTCCGGCGACTGCCGGAATGTCTTGTCGGCAGTGTTCTCCCTCTGATGCGTGCGTGTTCATTGTCCGGCCCGCGTGGTGACATGTACCTCATTTGTCTCCATGCGTGCGCTCTATTTTCAAAGCGACGttgtctttaatgatttcatcctcAAGGCTATGCATGAATGTCGACATTCATTATGGTCGCTtgcaaccctaaaatctaatttgttttgttgttgtcggcAATATTTCGCTCTGCAATTTTCAGTCTGCAAATTTTCACATAAGGTTGTTAGGTTTTGCTCTGGTTGTGACTATTTTATTAGGCTTCGTTGTGAGCTTCACGCTGTGAATGGTTTGAAGTTGCAAGGTAAGGttccattttatttaaatttgtttttgttttgtaatgcactTTTTATAAAGTTTGCTTATTTTCTCCTtccgtgtgcttgcagggttgttgcTTTGTTTCTGTTGTTTAACTATTTGTCAGCGTGGCTACTTCCAGTTTACAAGGCATTTTCGAGGGTGCTGTGTGAGTTTCATGCCGTgccatgaatggtttgaatttgcaacgTAAGTTCAGCCGCTTGCAActctaaaatctttttttttttgttattgttgccAATATTTCGCTCTACAAATTCTTGCATAAGGTTGTATATAGTCGTGGAGTTAGGTATTTTTCTGGATGTGTCTGTTTTATTGGgctatttacaattttttttttttgtaatcaatTCAATTTATAGTCTGCTTATTTTCTCCTTTTGTGTGCTTGCAGGGTCgttactttgtttatgttgtttaactagtTTCTGGCCGTGACTACTTCCAGTTTGCAAGGGATTTTCGATGTTGCTTTGTGAGTTTCACgccatgaatggtttgaatttgcaaggtaagttctgGTTTTATTTACATTCTTTATGGCCACTtggaaccctaaaatctaatttgttttgttgttgtcggaAATATTTCAGTCTGCAAATTTTTGCATAAGGTTACATATAGTCGTCGAGTTAGGTTTTGTTCTGGTTGTGACTGTTTTATTGGGCTCCTTTGTGAGCTTTACgccatgaatggtttgaatttttAAGGTAAGCTTTGGTtttatttacatttttattttgttttgtaatgTATGTTTTTTATAGTGTGCTTATTTTCTCCGTCTGTGTGCTTGCAAGgttgttactttgtttatgttgtttaactgtttgtgggcgTGACTGCTTCCAGTCTACAAGGCATTTTCACATAGCTTTGGATATAGTTGTCAAGTTAGGTTTTGTTGTGGCTCtgagtgaatggtttgaatttgtaaCGTAAGTTATGGTTTTACTtagattcttttttgttttctaatgcatttttttatagttTGCTTATTTTCCGGTTTGTTGTGCTTGCAAGGTTGGTACTTTGTCCATTTtgttgtaggttaaaagggttttagttGGGTTTTGCATTTTGCAGACATTTATTGATTTAAGTTTCTcactttgttttaatcttttcaTCCCTGGTGATGTGTACCAATGCGGACTGTTTTGTTGGGGTTGTTTCTAAGGTTCTCGTCGTGAATGGTTTTACTTTGCCAAGTACTTGTTTAatttgtttttaagtttttaaaattcgTAATGCATTATTTGATACCATCCTTATTTCTGCCCatggtgtgcttgcagggttgttactttggttatgttgtttaactatttgtgaATGTGATTACTTTCAGTCTGCAACGTCTTTGTTCACTTTGACAGGTATTTAGGTTTTGACCATTCTGTTGCTGATTAAATTCTGGTCTACGTTAAAAGAATTTTAGTTTGGTTTTGGATTCTGCAGATACTTTTATTGTCTGCACTAATGCCAACGTTCTTTATGGCCGCATGCAACCGTAAAATGTAATCTGTTTTGCTCTTCTCAAGAATATTTTGTTATGAAAATTTTCACTGAACGTTCACTATTCAATTTCAAGTGTTTCAAATTTGTAGTGCATTATTTTATAGGGTGCTTGGTTTTTTCGCGTCATGTTCTTGCAGGGTTGTTatgttgtttattttatttaactgTTTGTTGTCTTgactacatacatatatgcataggcatgtattcatgtatataaatacacacatgaacgcatatatgtatgcatgtatatgtatatatacatgacaCCTCCTTACTTTGATAGGtactatatgtacatatacatgtgtgcatatatgtacatacatgtatgtataggtatgtatacatttatataaatatacacatgtacatacttctatatatatacacacgtgcACGTATATATATAAAACTCTATTCTGAAGTAGGGTTTTAGTGGGAGAAAGCCGACAGAAAAGTGCAAGACATTCCACCGACTGCCAGAATGTCTTGCCGCCAGCATTCTCCCTCCGGTTTGGTGTTTTCATTACCCGACCTGTGTGGTGACGTGTGCCTCGCTTGTGGTCATTTGCATGTGTGTGCTCTATTTTCAAAGCAATAttgtctttaatgatttcatccCCAAGGTTGTGCATGAATGTTGACATTCGTTATGTGTACACCTATATGAATATAAGCCTTTTAATAATGCCATTCTAAACTCTGTAGCATTTATATATAGAAATGTGGGTTGCACTCTGAAAGTAGtcatgtccacaaatagttaaacaacataaacaaagtaaggACCCTGCAAAGATAAACAAATTGTTAgagtaccaatatatatatatatatatatatacacacacacatgtacgtatatatatacatgtacatatatatacacatgatgtacatatacatataattgtttttcttagaatgcattgtagtgctgatatatgtatatgtacacacacacacatatacatgtatgtataggcatgtatacatgtatataaatacacacatgtacacacacacacacacacacacacacacacacacacacacacacacacacacacacacacacacacacacacatatatctatatatatgcatgtatgtatatatacacatgtgtgtgtgtatgtatatagagTTTTAATAAATCTCTATTTTAATAACAATTTTCTAAAGTGTGTAGGACTTGTTCATACAACTCTGCGTTGTAGTCTGAAAGTGGTCAtgtccacaaacagttaaataacataaacaaagtgtATCTATGATTGTTTTTCTTAGAATGCTTTGTAgtgctgatatatgtatatgtacatacccatatgtacatatatacatatgtgtatatatatgtatataggctTTTATTAAATCTTTGTTTTAACAACTCCATTGTAAAGTGTGTAAGATTTATTGATATAATTTTGTGCTGTAGTCTGTAAGTAGTCacatccacaaatagttaaataacataaacaaagtaggaAGCCTACAAGCATAAAGGAGTTTTTACAGTGTCACCACTtctatataaatctatatatatatatacatgtatgtatgtatatacaaatatatgtgtgtgtgtgtgtgtgtgtgtgtgtgtgtgtgtatacacatgatgtacatatatatatatatatatatatatatatatatatatatatatatatatatatatatatatatatatatatatatatatatatatatatatatcagtttaTCTTAATGAataaaagccttcatgtgcacaCAATAGTAATCACATAAATACCGTTGTAAATTAACACCAATGCAACACAAACATTAGTAAAGATTTACCTTGCAGAGTAAaatacttacaacaacaacaaaacaattaTGTTGTAGTGAAAAGGTTAGAAACTCCATCAAGTAAATACTCACAGGCAAAAGAAAACCTATCTGGACAACTAAATCCAATGTTACAAGAAAAATTATAGAGCAAAATACTTATAACAACAAGACAAATTACATTTTATAGTATCAAGCGCACATAACAAAGTAAGAACCATGCAAGTACAACACACAAAAACATAAGCAcactaaaaaaaatacattataaatgcaAGAAACTTTAAAATAAACATTTCTCTTGTAGAGTGAAAGTAGTCGCATCCACAAACAATTAAATAAGCAGCCCCGAAAATGCCTTGCAAACTGGAAGTACCCACATGCACAAACAGTTAAacaaagtaacaaccctgcaagcacacagaagaagaaaataagcagactataaaaaaaatgcattacaaaacaaaaacaaatttaaataaaatagaacCTTACCTTGCAACTTCAAACCATTCACGACCTGAAGCTCACAATGAAGCCTAATAAAACAGTCACAACCAAAGCAAAACCTAACAACCTTATGCAAAAATTTGCAGACCGAAAATTGCAGAGCGAAATATTGCCGACAACgacaaaataaattagattttagGATTGCAAGCAACCATAATGAACGTCGACATTCGTGCACAGCCTCGGGGATGAAATCATTCATGGCGTGAAGCTCACAAAGAAACCCAATAAAACAGTCACAAGCAGAACAAAACCTAAATCAATGACTATATGCAACGTTATGTGAAAATTTGCACAGCCAaatattgccaacaacaacaaaacaaattagattttacgGTTGCAAGCGGACATAAAGAACATCGACATTCATGCACAACCTTCaggatgaaatcattaaagatagCAAAATAGAATCTTAAACTATTAATACTGGTTAAAACTTGAATCAATGAATATCTTCAAACTGCAACACCCaactaaaacccttttaacctacaacaGAATGCACACAAATCGAAAGGATTATACATCTCGCACATGAAAACATTAAACACAATGTTGCTTCACAAAATGTTTGCTCAGAGTCAGATAAATGAGGTAActgactttgtgcacatgaaggcttttaatCTCCAAGATAAATAACCACTAACAAAtgttccatatttagaattttaataTATTGCAATTGATGTCTATAATTCTGATTTTGTGCCCACCTTATTACATAACATAGTTAGGTTCTTTACTTTACTTACCCTTTAAACTGTAAAACTGAATACTTACTTTGTAGAGTCAAAGCATTCATGACCATACTtaaatatatatccatgtatatatataaatatagatgtatatatatcagATGTATATTATTCGTGTATGTTCACATTTTTTTGTAATGCATTTCCATTATGTCATTCCAATAGAAAACAACCACATTAATACaatcaaatttcaacaatggatagGAGATTGAAAGAAACAGAGGATATCAACAATGTCATTGAAAGCATGTTGCAAGAAAGCAACAAGTTAAAGAGAAACCTCAGAAAGATAATTAACTACTACGAACACAAATCACCAAATCAAACAACAATGAACCTCTCTACATCTTGTAGTGTTGTAGCAACCATACATACTATTGAATTAGCACCTTTACCAATACCAAGTACTTAACAATTACGTGATCCAAcagttattttcacattgggagacaTAGTATTTAAATGGACTGATAACGACCTTGGATGGGTTGCTTGGGTTGATCCTGTGTTGTTGTAattattcaatctttgaaaagttaCATTCATATTTTGATTAACATTCGAAACAAACAGAACCATCCCATACTTTCAAATATCTTTGATGAGATGAACTCATGTTTTGTTAATATGCTCTCAAATATGTAAATCATAATGTCATACTTTATGTTTTTTAAgcttatcagcatatgaccagtTATCGTTTTCAATGCATGTttcaatcacattatgatcaatttattatcatttcaaacaaaaaataaactaTAAGAACATTGTTCTATGCTCAGTTAATTTTGTTGtgcttgtgcatatatacctttgataagcttacatcatgttgtgattgtattctgatataagaactacaattcatcatgcttataatttacttttaattgtcaaaaggtatatatgcacaatgGCATCTTCAACAGCCACCTCTGAATTGATAGAGCACTCCACAATTGATAATTTGGTAAGCTAAATTATcaaaacttttcaaaatagaaagctTTTATGCTCTTTTTTTGGACAATTCATCTCTCTTTTCCATACCATCCTTTTCATTACCACATGCACCCTTTTTCCATAGCATAGTGTAAAAGTAGATGCATACTCTATAGATAACATAACTTGATTAGATAGTTTACTAATACAAGCTTTACATTAACAAGTAAGCAAATATATGACTTGCTTCATGTTCaaattaaatcctctatattcatattattttttgtaggcaaaaacccAAGAGTATGTGCCTACCccttttgcaattcaatctatcaatgctggGGATGACCTTCCTTTAGCATTGCttcaagttttgtcatttcagAAATGCAAAACAACACAGATGATACTGACAGACATAAATTAGTGTTATCTAATGGCATATACATGCAGTTGTCAATCTTGCCTTCTAAATATGTTGCTCTGATAGATTCTAGTATTCTAAAAATAGGCACCATAGTCCAGTTAACGAGTTATACATGCCAATACATATAgaacacaaggtaggaaatcaAGTATGATTATTAATTACAATCtgtttcttctttttttaattttgattatgtataattaACACTAATTTAAAAAGAAGTCTTTTGTTTTCATAGGACTATTGTAATACTTAGTCTGTAAGTGAAACAAAGTGATTGTTCTTTCTTTGGTAAACCAATATACCtattcaaagaacaacaaccagaaaTGATGTCTAAGGACGGGCCATCAACATCTAAACTATCTCTTTAGTTTACCATTGAATTGCCATCCCAGCAAACAACAACTTCTGAAAATATAAGCCCTATCAGAactttgaatccataccaaaataaatggacaatcaaAGGAAGAGTTAGTCATAAACGCCCTATTAAAGCATATAACACAGCCACAAAAAATGGCCATGTGTTTAGCTTTGACATTATTGATTGTCAGGGTTGTGAAATTAGAATTACATGTTTTGATCATATAGCTCAATTACACTCTAACCGTGTGGACATAGGTTCACATTATCTTATTTCAAAGGGATCCATTAAGGAGGCAAATGCAAGGTACAAAAAACTAAATAGTCATTTAGAAATCACCTTGTCTAATGCATCTATACTGACACTCTGCACCAACGAAGAACAAGAAGATCAACAATGTCCTCTTTTCACACCCATTAATGAATTGTTTCATCTATCAAATAACACGTTGGTTGACATAATTGGCCTTGTTCTATatgttggagatatcattccaatACACAGGAAAGATGGCAATGAAACACACAAACGTGTTGTGAAAATTAATGATCTATCTGattcaacaattgacatcaacctaTGGGGTCCAATGGTAGAACAAAAAGGCCTACAATTGAAAGATATGTTGAGTAATGATAGTGTCGTTATCCTTGCTTTGCGTAATGCTCATGTTGGCTATTTCAATGGCAAGCTTATAAACATTATAGCTGCAACCACATTACATATCAACCCAACTTTTCCAGAAGCAGAGCCTCTAACATTAAGAGGAAAGGACCCTTTACTTGTTGTACCCTTTGTTAAAgaaactatccacatagatggCAGATATACTAGAATGACTATTTCTTCAATTCGTGAGCAAATGAGTGTCAAGCCAGAAACAATTCAGACGACTTTGCTAGCTGTTCTGCACTTTGTAAACGTAACTAACCAAAATTTCTATTACACAGCTTGTCCATTATTAGTCAATGGAAGgccttgcaaaaaaaaaatgtacaaagcaagttgatgattcTTGGTTCTGCTCTAGATGTCAAATGACTATGCAAGACTATAATTATAGTTACCTCTTGCCACTAAAGTTACAAGATGCCACAGGTACTCTATGGGCCACTACATTTGATGAGGGTAGCAttcatttgctacacaaaaatgcaAAACAACTTTGTGCACTACAAAATGATGCAACAACAACAGAGACACCTTGCTCAATGATTAAGAGACTACTGTCACGTCACTATTCCTTCACACTGCTAGTTTCCACTGAGACATATAATTCAGAATCAAAGATGAAAGTCACAGTCAATAAAGTCTCTCCTGTTGATTTCAAAGCTGAGTCTCATGCACTACTTGTAGAAATTGACCGCCTAAGTACACAGCCTTAGAGTTATAACACATCTTTTTTGATTATTAAACTTTCACTTTACAATACAATTATAACATTAGCTAATTTACATATTTAATagttttacatatacaaacaatTACACTTTACGAACACAAGGCTGcttctataaatatctatatgtacatTTCTTACATCGATCTCTTATCTGtttgaaagtttttcctcttgaCATAAGTTATTTACACTCATACTCATTACTTTAAAATGTGTTGAACTCTATGTTATTGCAGAAAATttatacacatatatcatttttttttgtctaaTATCTATTTGTATAACTATACAACACCAAAATTATTCATACTTATGGAATTCCGTAGATACACAACTATACTTATATATGTACATAACTATATATAAGTATTCATAGTTATAGTCTTTTTGTtatatacatgtgtagttatatatgtgcatatgttcatatacaaaactttgaatttttaaatgctatgtatatatacatgtgtatatgtatacatacatctgtatgtattAAAAATTACTATATCtgtgcatacctatattacaatCATTCTTTTTAAAACAACAACTAAGAACAACAACGGATTATACATCTatacactaatatatatatatatatatatatatatatatatatatatatatataattattcatAGTCTtcgtttttttttatatatacatatgtagttatatatgtgcatatgtttgtaTAAAACACTTCAAATGTttaattcatatgtatatatacatgtgtatgtatcagAAATTACTATATCTATTCATACCTATATTACAATGCTACTTTTGAAAAACCAAATTGCTAACAGCAACAAGTGTACGCAGAACAATGTACTACAAAGTAAATTTATGACTTTCCAAAACCCATACATTTCAAGTAAAGTCATTTACAGGTATATAAATATCTATAAATATAAGTTGAGTGAACAAGAGCAACCAAACAATAGAATAGATCACTACACATACGAATAAACATCACAAAACCACTTTACATACACGACAAATCCTCTAAAATCACCTAACCATAGATGAAGcaattttcaaatttcatacaTTCTTGATACATACTTCAAAGTTAACTACCTTCAATTATGAAAATTCTGACATACCTCTACTCTCTTTgaaatattagatatctatccagccttgccctcaagaaattgatgctatcaaattgaagaGAAGCCAGACCAATAGAACTTACTATGCAAAGAACAGAGCCGATATCTCCAAGAAACGACAACTAAGATGTCATGCTCTGCACGGACCTTGCAATAACTCACAAAAGTTATTAGAAATAGAAAATAATGATCTTGAGCAATTTAATCTCAATCAAACATTTTCTACTGCTCCTGAACTTGCTGTGAAGATTGCTTCATTTCAAAATACATTGTCTAATTTCCacaaaaagattgatatgttggaggtcacaCAGCCATGTTCTGTTTGTAAAGAAATGTATGtgggcatgactattaaaaaaTTCAATCACGTGCTTATGTGCATGAGATGTTATGGTGAAAAAGGCCTCCACCActtctcattatcaaacaatatggacccaggtgagcaaccttttgttttaaagtctctctctcaagtagaagaaatgcttatATAAAGAATTGCCCCAGTTTTACAAGTAACACATGCAAAGG from Cryptomeria japonica chromosome 3, Sugi_1.0, whole genome shotgun sequence harbors:
- the LOC131050257 gene encoding replication protein A 70 kDa DNA-binding subunit A-like, whose product is MASSTATSELIEHSTIDNLAKTQEYVPTPFAIQSINAGDDLPLALLQGCEIRITCFDHIAQLHSNRVDIGSHYLISKGSIKEANARYKKLNSHLEITLSNASILTLCTNEEQEDQQCPLFTPINELFHLSNNTLVDIIGLVLYVGDIIPIHRKDGNETHKRVVKINDLSDSTIDINLWGPMVEQKGLQLKDMLSNDSVVILALRNAHVGYFNGKLINIIAATTLHINPTFPEAEPLTLRGKDPLLVVPFVKETIHIDGRYTRMTISSIREQMSVKPETIQTTLLAVLHFVNLQDATGTLWATTFDEGSIHLLHKNAKQLCALQNDATTTETPCSMIKRLLSRHYSFTLLVSTETYNSESKMKVTVNKVSPVDFKAESHALLVEIDRLSTQP